In the genome of Eggerthella sp. YY7918, one region contains:
- the truA gene encoding tRNA pseudouridine(38-40) synthase TruA produces MNTTTLPPSARERDEARTGDADKLTRDHTLALTVSYNGAPFSGFARQPGQLTVQGDLEEALQLLFRRDIETTCAGRTDAGVHALGQVVSFDVTDADLAGRSLPSLRRSLNALTHDAITVREVEPKRLGFSARFDAQAREYHYYLCVDSTNPIFMRDFSWFVPGGLDLTAMEKGAQYLLGEHDFKSFCLAASAVDKPTHRNIREISFHPETIMGENILAIKVVGNAFLHSMVRTIVGTLVMVGRGQRPATWVAEVLEARDRQAAGENAPAQGLVFWRVIY; encoded by the coding sequence GAGCGCGATGAGGCGCGCACAGGCGACGCCGACAAACTTACTCGCGATCATACACTGGCCCTTACGGTGTCCTATAACGGTGCGCCGTTCAGCGGTTTTGCACGGCAGCCTGGCCAGCTGACAGTGCAGGGCGATCTTGAGGAGGCCCTTCAGCTGCTGTTTAGACGCGATATTGAAACGACGTGTGCCGGCCGTACCGATGCCGGTGTGCATGCGCTTGGACAAGTGGTCAGTTTTGACGTAACCGATGCCGACCTTGCGGGACGCTCGCTGCCGAGTTTGCGTCGTTCGCTCAACGCGCTGACGCATGATGCTATTACGGTGCGCGAAGTGGAACCTAAGCGGCTCGGCTTTTCGGCACGCTTTGACGCTCAGGCGCGCGAGTATCATTACTACCTGTGCGTAGACAGCACTAACCCTATCTTCATGCGAGATTTCTCGTGGTTTGTTCCTGGCGGACTTGATCTGACCGCTATGGAAAAGGGCGCCCAGTACCTTTTGGGCGAACACGATTTCAAGAGCTTCTGCTTGGCCGCTTCCGCGGTAGACAAGCCTACCCATCGCAACATACGCGAGATTTCTTTCCATCCTGAAACGATCATGGGCGAAAACATCCTTGCCATTAAAGTGGTGGGAAACGCATTTCTGCACTCCATGGTGCGCACTATTGTGGGTACGCTTGTAATGGTCGGGCGCGGCCAGCGACCTGCCACATGGGTGGCGGAGGTGCTTGAAGCGCGCGATCGTCAGGCAGCGGGGGAGAACGCACCAGCTCAGGGCCTTGTATTTTGGCGAGTCATCTACTAA
- a CDS encoding metallophosphoesterase, which produces MLIYAMSDIHGEKEAFEDALSVVDFSRPDTVLVLCGDYFDSRHEHPEFLTYMREFQESHEGQVVALMGNHEAWLLEHDTPASDPVFLDDMEEALYVDEKEEPLLRDEKTRRWLSRLPLYYETDSQIFVHAGIDEDAGEYWKLGVEDWYFYGKYPPTYGTAFEKDIVAGHVGTYQMCGEHRVFWDGESHFFIDGTTEESKFVPVLKYDTETEAYTSFKKVGVGTEAPQWLEYAVTPEPR; this is translated from the coding sequence ATGCTGATTTATGCGATGTCTGACATACACGGCGAGAAAGAGGCGTTTGAGGACGCGCTTTCGGTGGTGGATTTTTCTCGTCCCGATACGGTGCTGGTATTGTGCGGTGACTATTTTGATAGCAGACACGAGCATCCGGAGTTCCTTACCTATATGAGGGAATTCCAGGAAAGCCATGAAGGGCAGGTCGTGGCGCTTATGGGTAACCACGAGGCGTGGCTTTTGGAGCACGATACGCCGGCGAGCGATCCTGTTTTTCTTGACGATATGGAAGAGGCGCTTTATGTAGACGAAAAAGAAGAACCGCTTCTTCGCGACGAAAAGACGCGCCGATGGCTTTCCCGCCTGCCTTTGTATTATGAAACCGACTCTCAGATATTCGTGCATGCGGGAATCGATGAAGACGCGGGTGAATACTGGAAGCTCGGTGTGGAGGACTGGTACTTTTACGGCAAGTATCCGCCGACGTATGGGACAGCGTTCGAGAAGGACATCGTTGCGGGGCATGTTGGAACCTATCAGATGTGCGGGGAGCATCGCGTTTTCTGGGATGGCGAGTCGCATTTCTTTATCGACGGCACCACAGAGGAATCAAAATTCGTCCCCGTGCTGAAATACGATACGGAAACCGAAGCGTATACCAGCTTCAAGAAGGTCGGCGTCGGCACCGAAGCTCCGCAGTGGTTGGAATATGCAGTAACGCCGGAGCCGAGATGA
- a CDS encoding type II toxin-antitoxin system prevent-host-death family antitoxin, whose amino-acid sequence MTMTAALPQIRPISDLRTRLNEIENLARETQEPIIMTKNGTASLVVIDSDAYNDHLQHERAVRKLREAEIEEKYRPEAVSYDDVKNRVDLLLEAVGHLDAHN is encoded by the coding sequence ATGACCATGACAGCCGCGTTGCCTCAAATTCGGCCCATTAGCGATCTTCGGACACGCCTTAACGAGATAGAAAACCTTGCCCGGGAAACACAAGAACCTATCATCATGACGAAGAACGGCACGGCTTCTCTTGTTGTCATCGACAGCGATGCCTATAACGATCACCTTCAACATGAAAGAGCAGTGCGAAAACTCCGCGAAGCCGAGATAGAGGAAAAATATCGGCCGGAAGCCGTTTCCTATGACGACGTGAAAAACCGCGTTGATTTGCTCCTAGAAGCAGTAGGGCATCTTGATGCGCACAATTGA
- a CDS encoding type II toxin-antitoxin system RelE/ParE family toxin, with protein sequence MRTIEFRPRANVDIEGILVSIGLTLKSPKAARATADAIFAAIERIAELPELGQPFFDEDLKHLNYRRTLVKRYWIYYTYTDKTLTVRRIFHTTQDTDTYGFEVLDD encoded by the coding sequence ATGCGCACAATTGAGTTTAGGCCTCGCGCCAATGTAGATATTGAAGGCATCCTCGTCTCCATTGGCCTCACGCTCAAATCTCCGAAAGCCGCCCGCGCTACTGCCGATGCCATTTTCGCCGCAATTGAACGCATTGCCGAACTACCTGAACTTGGTCAGCCCTTTTTCGACGAAGATCTTAAGCATCTGAATTACCGCCGTACACTGGTTAAGCGTTACTGGATCTACTACACCTACACTGACAAAACGCTCACCGTACGGCGCATTTTCCATACCACCCAAGACACCGACACCTACGGATTCGAGGTTTTAGACGATTGA
- the asnB gene encoding asparagine synthase (glutamine-hydrolyzing) has product MCGICGFTGATDADLPILKAMCDVMAHRGPDGEGQYLDNGIALGHRRLSLIDLEGGNQPLVRATSEHTSAVTSPALNAAGDYVQGEARGTARGDYAIVFNGEIYNYRDLRAELEADGWTFETHSDTEVLLVGYLAWGEGVLDKLRGMFAFAIWNRTTRELFCARDFFGIKPFYYTMQEGASGPRFIFASEIKCIIEHPAYQRELNEEALEQYLCFQFSALPETFFKGIMKLAPAHCMTVRADGSTTTRRYWRPTYHFNESRNREDTVEAIDAAMRESVRYHNVADVEVGSFLSSGIDSSYMAACLAKENPDIKTFTVGFAEYEGERDEISWARELADELGIENNSKHISEEEYWASLPRVQWHMDEPSADPSAVALYFVDQEAAKKVKAVLSGEGADEFFGGYRIYQTPFANQKLAWAPKGLLRGASKAARALGVRGANYLERASETPEDWYYTNANGVAFSPEERERLRAGKRTAGVTRPVAPQELTAPVYAEVAGLDDTTRMQYVDLYFWLVGDILLKTDKMSMAHSLESRVPFLDKQVFEVSATIPTRLKANDEQTKLTLREAAERAIPKDWAQKEKLGFPVPMVNWLRQERYYNRVKEQFTSDTAARFFNTDELVKLLDEHKAGADRSRKIWIISMFLLWYQIYFIDQKVPKKPTA; this is encoded by the coding sequence ATGTGCGGCATCTGCGGATTTACCGGCGCAACCGACGCCGATCTGCCCATCTTGAAGGCCATGTGCGACGTTATGGCGCACCGCGGGCCCGACGGCGAAGGCCAGTACCTCGATAACGGCATCGCACTGGGGCACCGTCGCCTCTCGCTTATCGACCTTGAGGGCGGCAACCAGCCGCTCGTACGCGCCACCAGCGAACATACCTCCGCCGTGACCTCCCCCGCGCTCAACGCGGCGGGCGACTATGTGCAGGGCGAGGCTCGCGGCACCGCGCGCGGCGACTACGCCATCGTGTTCAACGGCGAGATCTACAACTATCGCGACCTGCGCGCCGAGCTTGAGGCCGACGGCTGGACCTTCGAGACGCACTCCGACACCGAGGTGCTGCTCGTGGGCTATCTGGCCTGGGGTGAAGGCGTGCTCGATAAGCTGCGCGGCATGTTCGCGTTCGCCATTTGGAACCGCACCACACGCGAACTTTTCTGTGCGCGCGACTTCTTCGGCATCAAGCCGTTCTATTACACGATGCAAGAGGGCGCGTCAGGCCCGCGGTTCATTTTCGCCTCCGAGATCAAGTGCATTATTGAGCACCCCGCCTACCAGCGCGAGCTCAACGAGGAAGCACTTGAACAGTACCTGTGCTTCCAGTTCTCAGCACTACCCGAAACGTTCTTCAAGGGCATCATGAAGCTCGCTCCTGCGCACTGCATGACCGTGCGCGCCGACGGCTCCACCACCACGCGCCGCTACTGGCGCCCCACCTACCACTTCAACGAAAGCCGCAACCGCGAGGATACCGTGGAGGCCATCGACGCCGCCATGCGCGAGAGCGTGCGCTACCACAACGTGGCCGACGTGGAGGTGGGGTCGTTTCTGTCGAGCGGCATCGACTCCAGCTACATGGCTGCATGCCTTGCGAAGGAGAACCCGGATATCAAGACGTTCACCGTAGGCTTCGCCGAGTACGAAGGCGAGCGCGACGAGATTTCCTGGGCGCGCGAACTAGCTGATGAACTGGGGATTGAGAACAATTCCAAGCACATTTCCGAAGAGGAATACTGGGCAAGCCTGCCGCGCGTGCAGTGGCACATGGACGAGCCCTCGGCCGATCCCTCCGCGGTGGCACTCTACTTTGTCGACCAGGAGGCCGCGAAAAAGGTGAAGGCGGTGCTTTCTGGTGAAGGTGCCGACGAGTTCTTTGGCGGCTACCGCATTTACCAGACGCCGTTTGCCAACCAGAAGCTGGCGTGGGCCCCGAAGGGCCTGTTACGTGGCGCGTCGAAGGCGGCGCGTGCGCTCGGCGTGCGCGGTGCGAACTACCTTGAGCGCGCGAGCGAAACACCCGAGGATTGGTACTACACGAATGCCAACGGCGTGGCGTTCTCGCCCGAGGAGCGCGAACGGCTGCGCGCCGGCAAGCGCACTGCAGGTGTGACGCGCCCGGTTGCGCCGCAGGAACTCACCGCACCCGTGTATGCCGAGGTCGCAGGCCTCGACGACACCACGCGCATGCAGTACGTCGACCTCTACTTCTGGCTGGTCGGTGACATCCTACTGAAAACCGACAAGATGTCGATGGCCCACTCGCTCGAGAGCCGCGTGCCCTTCCTCGACAAGCAGGTGTTCGAGGTGTCGGCCACCATCCCCACGCGCCTCAAGGCCAACGACGAGCAAACAAAACTCACCCTCCGCGAAGCCGCCGAACGCGCCATCCCAAAGGACTGGGCGCAGAAGGAAAAGCTGGGCTTCCCCGTGCCCATGGTGAACTGGCTGCGCCAAGAGCGCTACTACAACCGGGTGAAAGAACAGTTCACAAGCGACACCGCAGCCCGCTTCTTCAACACTGACGAGCTGGTAAAGCTGCTCGACGAGCACAAAGCCGGTGCCGACCGCAGCCGCAAGATCTGGATCATCTCAATGTTTCTCTTGTGGTACCAAATCTACTTCATCGACCAAAAGGTCCCAAAGAAACCGACAGCCTAG
- a CDS encoding AAA family ATPase: protein MKYFRALCRGDYGQFRFGYRGSCSLRHLYEEFDKDALFIPYSVWQDRNNDDEEGRIFGVSVALKDPRKNDGHVADMVRKACSFWDLKDPWDVVVSECTYDECLLDLSKISDTSEVESKDFRMLNLEALRWHVTYANGKGAVWERPLIDPLSKEDALSLAQDGSYAASLAAELKRIYDQPSCSQKDHSGLPVHYLIEGTNPTLYEPTLNVLLGALVQTGRIPTRNVFHFDVDDIKNLHRVDSVSSYLDTKLNDAFVEALKGNTLIVQYGPTDDEANYDEFAYATFSKLVDLLNPRLDDIQVVFLVPPHKAGLKTRLARRFTGLLVELSQDPCLDIRATRFKTLMEHLQKRACDEGLEPDEHLEDMLQEDLRNKTIRSVDETFERWRRWKRASVTYPQYLSIAEKALEERKVKQDVSAIRRLDELVGLEEVKQHIKNVVMRIGVNDEIARAGLPPRPFSLHLAFVGSPGTGKTEVARLYGEMLKEAGILSEGRVISVTGSSMSNVKDVFKRARGSVLFVDEAYGMLESPMVSITEFIACMENQRDDTVVVLAGYEHLTERLIRSNPGFRSRLGDVIRFPDYSADELLEIFKLMCDRANLLLPEETLRAARDILSRSGRSDDQGNARYVRKLFEDALGAQQVRLAKAKPQGGFTKKELQTLLPQDIGWKPSRASAKSARQEFNELIGLTGVKKLVSDRLDFAALQKIKRDAGVKAESVPLHLAFKGNPGTGKTEVARLIGRILKEEGVLSVGDFFECGRQDLVGLVVGSTAPKVEDLFRRAKGSVIFIDEAYSLNDGQKGGYGDEAITAIVDQMEKLRDDVVVIFAGYSQDMDDFLKANAGLRSRVSCEVTFPDYTTDELMDILDSMARSHGLHLERKAREKAHDIICRASRGESFGNARFVRTLLESAMVSQGARLCQERRNDAGKTAGDEDASLTKRALTTLISDDFQWSEPEGKKPFGFVND, encoded by the coding sequence ATGAAGTATTTTAGAGCGTTATGTCGAGGCGATTATGGGCAATTTCGTTTTGGCTATCGAGGTAGCTGCTCCTTGCGCCATCTGTACGAAGAATTTGACAAGGACGCGTTATTTATTCCGTATTCGGTGTGGCAGGATCGCAATAACGACGATGAAGAAGGAAGAATATTTGGGGTTTCGGTCGCTTTGAAAGATCCGAGAAAAAATGATGGACATGTGGCAGATATGGTGCGCAAGGCCTGCTCTTTTTGGGATTTGAAAGACCCTTGGGATGTGGTTGTATCCGAGTGTACCTATGACGAATGCTTGTTGGATTTGAGCAAAATCTCAGATACGAGCGAAGTGGAAAGCAAAGATTTCCGGATGCTCAATTTGGAAGCATTGCGCTGGCACGTAACCTATGCCAATGGAAAAGGCGCGGTTTGGGAGCGCCCTTTGATCGATCCTCTTTCAAAAGAAGATGCATTGTCCCTAGCGCAAGACGGCTCTTATGCCGCTTCACTTGCAGCAGAATTGAAACGAATATACGATCAGCCTAGCTGCAGCCAAAAGGACCACTCGGGATTGCCGGTACACTATCTTATCGAGGGAACCAATCCTACGCTCTACGAACCGACGCTCAATGTTTTATTGGGGGCGTTGGTGCAAACTGGCCGGATTCCTACGAGAAACGTCTTCCACTTTGATGTTGACGATATTAAAAACTTGCATAGGGTCGATAGTGTATCAAGCTATTTGGATACCAAGTTAAACGATGCCTTTGTCGAAGCGCTCAAGGGAAACACCCTTATCGTGCAGTACGGACCGACCGACGACGAAGCAAATTACGACGAATTTGCGTATGCGACCTTTTCTAAACTTGTCGATTTGCTCAATCCCCGGCTCGACGACATCCAGGTTGTGTTTTTGGTCCCGCCGCATAAAGCCGGGCTGAAGACACGTCTTGCGAGGCGGTTTACGGGGCTTTTGGTTGAACTCTCGCAAGATCCTTGTCTCGATATACGGGCGACCCGCTTTAAAACCCTGATGGAGCACTTGCAAAAGCGGGCGTGCGATGAAGGTCTTGAACCCGACGAGCATCTGGAAGACATGCTTCAGGAGGATCTGCGAAACAAAACTATTCGCAGCGTCGATGAGACGTTTGAGCGTTGGCGGCGGTGGAAGAGGGCAAGTGTAACGTATCCTCAGTATTTGAGCATCGCAGAAAAGGCGCTCGAAGAGCGCAAGGTGAAGCAGGATGTCTCCGCGATCCGACGGCTCGACGAGCTTGTCGGCCTCGAAGAGGTGAAGCAACATATCAAAAACGTCGTGATGCGCATCGGGGTGAACGACGAAATCGCCCGGGCGGGTTTGCCTCCGAGACCGTTTTCCCTGCACTTGGCGTTCGTCGGTTCGCCGGGCACGGGCAAGACCGAAGTTGCGCGGCTGTACGGGGAGATGCTCAAAGAGGCCGGCATTTTAAGCGAAGGCCGCGTGATCAGCGTGACCGGCAGCTCGATGAGCAACGTGAAAGACGTGTTTAAACGGGCGCGGGGTTCGGTGCTTTTCGTTGACGAGGCGTACGGCATGCTCGAGTCCCCGATGGTGAGCATCACCGAGTTTATCGCATGCATGGAAAACCAGCGGGACGACACCGTGGTGGTGCTGGCGGGATACGAGCACCTTACCGAGCGGCTGATTCGCTCGAATCCGGGGTTTCGCTCCCGCCTGGGCGACGTGATCAGATTTCCCGACTATTCGGCCGATGAGCTGCTCGAGATATTCAAGCTGATGTGTGATCGGGCGAACCTTCTTTTGCCCGAGGAAACCCTCCGCGCCGCACGTGACATCCTCTCGCGCAGCGGCAGATCGGACGACCAGGGAAACGCGCGCTATGTCCGCAAGCTCTTCGAGGATGCACTGGGCGCCCAGCAGGTCCGTCTGGCTAAGGCAAAGCCGCAAGGCGGGTTCACCAAGAAGGAGCTTCAGACGCTTTTGCCGCAAGATATCGGCTGGAAGCCAAGCCGAGCCTCGGCAAAAAGCGCGCGACAGGAATTCAACGAGCTGATCGGTCTGACGGGCGTCAAAAAACTGGTGTCCGATCGCCTGGACTTCGCCGCTTTGCAAAAGATCAAGCGCGACGCGGGCGTCAAGGCCGAAAGCGTGCCGCTGCATCTGGCGTTTAAGGGAAATCCCGGTACGGGCAAAACCGAGGTCGCGCGCCTGATCGGCCGCATCTTGAAAGAGGAGGGCGTGCTTTCGGTGGGCGACTTCTTCGAGTGCGGACGGCAGGACTTGGTGGGCCTCGTGGTGGGTAGCACCGCTCCTAAGGTGGAAGACCTTTTCCGCCGGGCGAAAGGGTCGGTCATCTTTATCGACGAGGCGTATTCGCTCAACGACGGACAGAAGGGCGGATACGGTGACGAGGCGATAACCGCCATCGTCGACCAGATGGAAAAGCTGCGCGACGACGTGGTGGTGATCTTTGCCGGGTACAGCCAGGATATGGATGACTTTTTGAAGGCGAATGCAGGGCTGAGATCGCGCGTGAGCTGCGAAGTGACGTTTCCCGATTACACCACAGACGAGCTCATGGACATCCTGGATTCGATGGCTCGCTCTCACGGTTTGCACCTGGAGCGCAAGGCGCGCGAAAAGGCCCATGACATCATTTGCCGGGCCTCTCGTGGCGAGAGCTTCGGCAACGCACGCTTCGTTCGAACGCTTCTGGAAAGCGCAATGGTGTCTCAAGGCGCGCGGCTTTGCCAGGAGAGACGAAACGACGCAGGCAAGACCGCGGGTGATGAGGATGCAAGCCTCACCAAGCGTGCCTTAACGACGTTGATTTCCGACGACTTCCAATGGAGCGAACCTGAGGGCAAGAAACCTTTCGGCTTTGTAAACGACTAG